From a region of the Ignavibacteria bacterium genome:
- a CDS encoding two-component regulator propeller domain-containing protein: MKIKLTCLYILLLSAVFISNVFSQNIIVYNSSNSGLPNAPVLCITPDRYGAIWIGTQDSGIVKFYNNQWTRYDSANSGLPGNKIRDIVFD; the protein is encoded by the coding sequence ATGAAAATTAAATTAACCTGTTTATACATATTACTTCTATCAGCGGTATTTATAAGTAACGTTTTTTCTCAGAACATTATTGTTTACAATTCGAGTAATTCCGGATTGCCTAATGCCCCTGTTTTATGCATTACTCCTGATAGATACGGGGCAATATGGATTGGAACCCAAGATAGCGGAATTGTAAAGTTTTACAACAATCAATGGACAAGGTATGATTCAGCAAATTCGGGACTGCCTGGGAACAAAATAAGAGATATAGTATTTGACAG